One genomic segment of Ricinus communis isolate WT05 ecotype wild-type chromosome 3, ASM1957865v1, whole genome shotgun sequence includes these proteins:
- the LOC8276564 gene encoding BTB/POZ domain-containing protein At2g24240, whose protein sequence is MKIPKDRIRFNVGGRIFETTSTTLANAGRNSFFGALFDDNWSFIINDTNPNSEFFIDRNPDCFSILLDLLRTGDLHIPSHVPERMLHKEAAFYGLLDHVRSAKWGPFDGNRLRHSRSVTGRAPGDGTAIRAGPDGGCCVAHGSMVHVYDWMMEEHPPINLDYQRVNDVGWIDSENVIVSACERLGRGDGGMGLFSKSTGELRYKFQVCHENQFKSYTAGALSTSSDYRIFTSCKGRSNEYGIGVWDQITGKQIDFFYESPGWSLGDADKLQWLNGSNCLLVATLFPRKDNCYISLLDFREKRMVWSWSDIGAPITVDEKRVRDAIAMEDCNSICVVNEYEDLGFMDLRISGGSVRWSSRSRLMKGKMPDEPCYPKLALHEGQLFSSMDDCISMFCGPDWVLTSRLRRSYGGSICDFSIGGDRLFALHSEENVFDVWETTPPPII, encoded by the coding sequence ATGAAAATTCCCAAAGATAGAATCAGATTCAATGTAGGAGGCAGAATCTTTGAAACAACCTCAACAACTTTAGCTAATGCAGGAAGAAATTCATTTTTTGGTGCATTATTTGATGATAACTGGTCGTTTATCATCAATGATACGAATCCCAATAgtgaattctttattgatagaAATCCTGATTGTTTCAGTATCCTCCTTGATCTCCTCCGCACCGGTGATCTTCACATCCCTTCTCATGTCCCCGAAAGAATGCTTCATAAAGAGGCCGCATTTTATGGTCTTTTAGACCATGTAAGATCAGCCAAATGGGGTCCATTTGATGGCAATAGGCTCCGTCATTCCCGGTCAGTGACCGGTCGGGCCCCGGGGGATGGCACTGCCATTCGTGCTGGGCCAGATGGTGGGTGCTGTGTAGCTCACGGTAGCATGGTTCATGTGTATGATTGGATGATGGAAGAACACCCACCAATTAATCTTGATTATCAAAGAGTTAATGATGTGGGTTGGATTGATTCTGAGAATGTGATTGTTAGTGCTTGTGAACGATTAGGCCGTGGTGATGGGGGGATGGGATTGTTTAGTAAGAGTACTGGGGAGTTGAGGTATAAGTTTCAAGTTTGTCATGAAAATCAATTTAAGAGTTATACAGCTGGAGCTTTGAGTACTAGTTCTGATTATAGAATTTTTACTAGTTGTAAAGGAAGGAGCAATGAGTATGGTATTGGAGTGTGGGACCAAATTACTGGTAAACagattgatttcttttatgagAGTCCAGGTTGGTCATTAGGTGATGCTGATAAATTGCAGTGGTTGAATGGAAGTAATTGTTTGTTGGTGGCTACTTTGTTTCCTAGAAAGGATAATTGTTACATTAGTTTGTTGGATTTTAGAGAGAAGAGGATGGTTTGGTCTTGGTCTGATATTGGTGCTCCTATAACTGTGGATGAGAAACGAGTTCGTGATGCTATAGCTATGGAGGATTGTAATTCTATTTGTGTGGTGAACGAGTATGAGGATTTGGGGTTTATGGATTTGAGAATTAGTGGAGGAAGTGTGAGGTGGAGCTCAAGGAGTCGACTGATGAAGGGGAAGATGCCTGATGAGCCTTGTTATCCCAAACTGGCATTACATGAGGGACAGTTGTTTTCATCAATGGATGATTGCATATCTATGTTTTGTGGTCCTGACTGGGTATTGACATCCAGGCTTCGACGGAGTTATGGAGGTTCAATTTGTGATTTTTCGATTGGTGGAGATCGACTCTTTGCACTTCACAGTGAGGAAAATGTCTTTGATGTATGGGAGACTACACCTCCTCCAATTATATGA
- the LOC8276565 gene encoding omega-6 fatty acid desaturase, chloroplastic, translating to MACRIADSVFLFMGPQLKPIRSQKIVTHNSLGIHHLTWDRLLLKGEKQKSCLFYLKKTKPIQAVATPVARSSADSAEYRKQLAESYGFRQIGEPLPGNVTLKYIIDTLPKKVFEIDDVKAWKTVLISVASYALGLFMISKAPWYLLPLAWAWTGTAITGFFVIGHDCAHKSFSKNKLVEDIVGTLAFMPLIYPYEPWRFKHDRHHAKTNMLAEDTAWHPVWKEEFDSAPLLRKAIIYGYGPFRPWMSIAHWLIWHFDIKKFRPNEVKRVKISLACVFAFMAIGWPLIVYKTGIMGWIKFWLMPWLGYHFWMSTFTMVHHTAPHIPFKSSDEWNAAQAQLNGTVHCDYPRWIEILCHNINVHIPHHISSRIPSYNLPEAHISIQEKWGKYLNEATWNWRLMKTIMTVCHVYDKEENYIAFDKLAPEESQPVAFLKRVMPDYA from the exons ATGGCTTGCAGAATTGCGGATTCTGTTTTCCTCTTCATG GGTCCGCAATTAAAGCCAATTCGGAGTCAGAAGATTGTTACCCATAATTCTCTAG GCATCCATCACTTAACTTGGGACAGGCTTCTTTTGAAGGGGGAGAAACAGAAAAGTTGTCTgttttacttaaaaaaaactaaacccATACAAGCTGTGGCCACTCCAGTTGCACGATCTTCAGCAGATAGTGCTGAATATAGGAAACAGTTAGCAGAAAGTTATGGCTTCAGGCAAATTGGAGAACCACTTCCAGGAAATGTTACGTTAAAGTATATTATTGATACTCTGCCGAAAAAG GTGTTTGAGATTGACGATGTGAAAGCGTGGAAGACAGTTTTAATATCAGTCGCTTCCTATGCACTAGGGCTCTTTATGATTTCAAAGGCCCCATGGTATCTACTTCCTCTTGCTTGGGCATGGACAGGCACTGCAATCACCGGG TTCTTTGTTATAGGCCATGATTGTGCTCACAAGTCATTTTCAAAGAACAAATTAGTGGAAGACATTGTGGGAACTCTGGCCTTTATGCCTTTAATATACCCATATGAGCCATGGAGATTTAAGCATGATAGGCATCATGCAAAAACAAACAT GTTGGCTGAGGATACAGCTTGGCATCCTGTTTGGAAAGAGGAATTTGATTCAGCTCCTTTATTGCGCAAGGCAATTATATATGGATATGGACCGTTTAGGCCTTGGATGTCTATAGCTCACTG GTTGATATGGCATTTCGACATAAAAAAGTTCAGACCCAATGAAGTTAAAAGGGTGAAGATAAGTCTAGCATGTGTCTTTGCATTTATGGCGATTGGATGGCCATTGATTGTCTACAAAACAGGGATCATGGGATGGATCAAGTTCTGGTTGATGCCATGGTTGGGCTATCACTTTTGG ATGAGTACTTTCACAATGGTGCATCATACAGCTCCTCATATTCCTTTTAAATCTTCGGATGAGTGGAATGCAGCACAAGCCCAGCTAAATGGAACAGTTCATTGTGATTATCCTCGTTG GATTGAGATCCTCTGTCATAATATCAATGTCCACATACCCCACCACATCTCTTCAAGGATACCAAGCTATAATCTACCAGAAGCTCATATATCTATTCAAGAGAAGTGGGGAAAG TATCTAAATGAGGCTACGTGGAATTGGCGATTGATGAAGACGATAATGACAGTGTGTCATGTTTATGATAAGGAGGAAAATTACATTGCTTTTGATAAGCTTGCACCTGAAGAGTCTCAACCAGTCGCATTTCTGAAAAGAGTAATGCCTGATTATGCTTGA